From a single Bacteroidia bacterium genomic region:
- a CDS encoding PIN domain-containing protein, with the protein MILLDTSVLIEYFRKQRKDLTFFYNLAGLDESMAISSITKYEILIGKKSGQDLFWNSLLESLTLLPFGDKEVTEAIDIQHTLLKSNRFF; encoded by the coding sequence ATGATTCTGCTTGACACCTCTGTCCTGATTGAATACTTTCGAAAGCAGAGAAAAGATCTGACTTTCTTTTATAATCTGGCTGGTCTGGACGAATCGATGGCGATTTCCAGTATCACAAAATATGAAATCCTGATCGGGAAAAAATCCGGTCAGGATTTATTTTGGAATTCATTATTGGAAAGTCTAACGCTGCTTCCTTTTGGAGATAAAGAAGTTACAGAAGCGATTGACATTCAACATACCTTGCTTAAAAGCAATAGATTTTTTTGA